One region of Streptomyces capillispiralis genomic DNA includes:
- a CDS encoding zinc-dependent alcohol dehydrogenase family protein: protein MKAAVIESVGKAVVTEVPDPTPGPRDVVVEVAACGLCGTDLHILQGEFAPKLPIVPGHEFAGEVVAVGAQVTEVAVGDQVAVDPSLYCYECRYCRNGHNNLCERWAAIGVTTAGGAAQYAMAPVANCVKLPEHVRTQDAALIEPLSCAVRGYDVLQSRLGAHVLIYGSGTMGLMMLELAKRTGAASVDMVDLNPTRLETARKLGVSASAATPDELDRPQGWDLVIDATGNAAAIQDGLDRVAKAGTFLQFGVADYATRVTIDPYRIYNQEITITGSMAVLHSFERAAELFANGVLDPDVFISDRIPLDRYPQALEQFAAGVGRKIVVVP, encoded by the coding sequence ATGAAGGCCGCCGTCATCGAGTCCGTGGGGAAGGCCGTCGTCACCGAGGTCCCCGACCCGACGCCCGGGCCGCGTGACGTCGTCGTCGAGGTCGCGGCCTGCGGTCTGTGCGGCACCGATCTGCACATCCTCCAGGGCGAGTTCGCCCCGAAGCTCCCGATCGTGCCGGGGCACGAGTTCGCCGGCGAGGTGGTCGCCGTCGGTGCCCAGGTCACGGAGGTCGCGGTCGGCGACCAGGTCGCGGTGGACCCCTCCCTCTACTGCTACGAGTGCCGCTACTGCCGCAACGGCCACAACAACCTCTGCGAACGCTGGGCGGCGATCGGTGTCACCACGGCCGGCGGCGCGGCCCAGTACGCGATGGCCCCGGTGGCGAACTGCGTCAAGCTCCCCGAGCACGTCCGCACCCAGGACGCGGCGCTGATCGAGCCCCTCTCCTGCGCGGTGCGCGGCTACGACGTGCTCCAGTCCCGCCTCGGCGCCCATGTGCTGATCTACGGCTCCGGAACCATGGGGCTGATGATGCTGGAGCTGGCCAAGCGCACCGGCGCGGCCAGCGTGGACATGGTGGACCTCAACCCGACGCGTCTGGAGACCGCCCGAAAGCTGGGCGTCTCGGCGTCGGCCGCCACCCCGGACGAGCTGGACCGCCCCCAGGGCTGGGACCTCGTCATCGACGCGACCGGCAACGCGGCGGCGATCCAGGACGGTCTGGACCGGGTGGCCAAGGCGGGCACCTTCCTCCAGTTCGGTGTCGCCGACTACGCGACGCGCGTGACGATCGACCCGTACCGGATCTACAACCAGGAGATCACCATCACGGGTTCGATGGCCGTGCTGCACAGCTTCGAGCGGGCGGCGGAGCTGTTCGCGAACGGCGTGCTCGACCCGGACGTCTTCATCAGCGACCGCATCCCGCTGGACCGCTACCCGCAGGCGCTGGAGCAGTTCGCCGCGGGCGTGGGCAGGAAGATCGTGGTGGTGCCGTAG
- a CDS encoding carbohydrate ABC transporter permease: protein MSSIAVRTRGRFRNGAGLGLVAWLAGIVFFLPIAWMALTSFHSEADAATNPPSFTAALTLDGYREFFGAGGGASPWPALINSAVASVASTLLVLLLALPAAYALSIRPVKKWTDVLFFFLSTKMLPVVAGLLPIYLFAKNTDMLDNIWLLVLLYTSMNLPIAVWMMQSFLAEVPVAIIEAARVDGAKLPTILARVVAPIALPGIAATSLICFIFSWNELLFARVLTGVVAETAPVFLTGFITSQGLFLAKVCAASLVISLPVLAAGFAAQDKLVQGLSLGAVK, encoded by the coding sequence ATGAGCAGCATCGCCGTACGCACCCGCGGCCGGTTCCGCAACGGAGCGGGTCTTGGTCTGGTCGCCTGGCTGGCCGGAATCGTGTTCTTCCTGCCCATCGCCTGGATGGCCCTGACGTCCTTCCACTCCGAGGCGGACGCGGCCACCAACCCGCCGTCCTTCACCGCCGCCCTCACCCTCGACGGCTACCGCGAGTTCTTCGGCGCGGGCGGCGGTGCGAGCCCCTGGCCGGCCCTGATCAACTCCGCCGTGGCGTCCGTCGCCTCGACGCTGCTGGTCCTGCTGCTGGCCCTCCCGGCGGCCTACGCGCTGTCCATCCGCCCGGTGAAGAAGTGGACGGACGTCCTCTTCTTCTTCCTCTCCACCAAGATGCTGCCCGTCGTGGCCGGTCTGCTGCCGATCTACCTGTTCGCCAAGAACACGGACATGCTCGACAACATCTGGCTGCTGGTCCTCCTCTACACCTCCATGAACCTGCCGATCGCGGTGTGGATGATGCAGTCCTTCCTCGCCGAGGTCCCGGTCGCGATCATCGAGGCCGCGCGGGTGGACGGCGCGAAGCTGCCGACGATCCTGGCCCGGGTGGTCGCGCCCATCGCGCTCCCCGGCATCGCGGCGACCTCCCTCATCTGCTTCATCTTCAGCTGGAACGAACTGCTGTTCGCCAGGGTCCTGACGGGCGTGGTGGCCGAGACCGCCCCCGTCTTCCTGACCGGCTTCATCACCAGCCAGGGCCTGTTCCTGGCCAAGGTGTGCGCCGCGTCGCTCGTCATCTCCCTGCCGGTGCTCGCCGCGGGGTTCGCCGCCCAGGACAAACTCGTCCAGGGCCTGTCGTTGGGAGCCGTGAAATGA
- a CDS encoding carbohydrate ABC transporter permease, with translation MTATTTAPVAAPETRSTPRPPSARLRAWATRAPLLPALIFMIAVTQLPFVATLVISFFDWNSLYPDARHFAGFENYQEVLTDAALRKSVWTTILLTVAVVLASLVLGLLLALLLDRRFRGRGIVRTLLIAPFLVVPVAAALLWKHVLYNPEYGLLNGLLHYVGGPQPDWISNTPLLAVEASLVWQWTPFMMLILLAGLQSRDQQQLEAARVDGASDWQIFVHLTLPHLRRYLELGALLGSIYIVQNFDAVFTITSGGLGTANLPYTVYQTFYQAHENGLASAAGVLVVIGSIIIATFALRVVSSLFREEVSRA, from the coding sequence ATGACCGCCACGACAACGGCCCCCGTGGCCGCACCGGAGACCCGCTCCACCCCCCGCCCGCCCTCCGCCCGGCTGCGCGCCTGGGCCACCCGGGCGCCCCTGCTGCCCGCCCTGATCTTCATGATCGCGGTCACCCAGCTGCCCTTCGTGGCGACCCTGGTGATCTCCTTCTTCGACTGGAACTCCCTGTATCCCGACGCCCGGCACTTCGCCGGCTTCGAGAACTACCAGGAGGTCCTCACCGACGCGGCGCTGCGCAAGTCCGTCTGGACGACGATCCTGCTGACCGTCGCGGTGGTGCTCGCCAGCCTCGTCCTCGGACTGCTCCTCGCCCTGCTGCTGGACCGCAGGTTCCGCGGCCGTGGCATCGTCCGCACCCTGCTCATCGCCCCCTTCCTGGTGGTCCCGGTGGCGGCGGCCCTGCTGTGGAAGCACGTCCTCTACAACCCGGAGTACGGCCTCCTCAACGGCCTGCTGCACTACGTCGGCGGCCCCCAGCCCGACTGGATCAGCAACACCCCGCTGCTCGCCGTCGAGGCCTCGCTGGTGTGGCAGTGGACCCCGTTCATGATGCTGATCCTGCTCGCCGGACTGCAGAGCCGGGACCAGCAGCAGCTGGAGGCGGCCCGGGTCGACGGCGCGAGCGACTGGCAGATCTTCGTCCACCTGACCCTGCCCCACCTGCGCCGCTACCTCGAACTGGGCGCCCTGCTCGGCTCGATCTACATCGTGCAGAACTTCGACGCGGTCTTCACGATCACGTCCGGCGGTCTGGGCACCGCCAACCTGCCCTACACCGTCTACCAGACCTTCTACCAGGCCCACGAGAACGGCCTCGCCTCGGCGGCCGGCGTCCTGGTCGTCATCGGCTCGATCATCATCGCGACCTTCGCCCTGCGCGTGGTGTCGTCCCTGTTCCGCGAGGAGGTGTCCCGCGCATGA
- a CDS encoding ABC transporter substrate-binding protein, with amino-acid sequence MRTQSRRRPPRATLAAVAAGTLLAPLLSGCWVGAGGAGSGGDSVNVLMVNNPQMVELQKLTAEHFTKDTGIKVNFTVLPENDVRDKISQDFANQAGQYDVATLSNYEIPIYARNGWLKEMDPYVAKDKAYDEQDVLKPMRQSLTGDDGKLYGQPFYGESSFLMYRKDIFEKEGLTMPEKPTWQQVAGLAAELDGAEPGMKGICLRGLPGWGEVMAPLTTVVNTFGGTWFDKDWKARLDSPEFEKATKFYVDLVREHGESGAAQAGFAECLNNMTQGKVAMWYDATSAAGSLEAAKSPVQGKVGYAPAPVEKTESSGWLYTWAWGIQNASRNPDNAWKFVSWASSKEYEQLVGEEFGWSNIPAGKRASTYSNPDYRAEAAAFQEMTKEAIEKARPDDPGVQPRPAPGIQFVGIPEFTDLGTKVSQEISAAIAGRQSVESALKKSQQLAEEISEEYEGR; translated from the coding sequence ATGCGAACCCAGAGCCGACGGAGGCCGCCGCGAGCCACACTCGCCGCGGTCGCCGCAGGGACGCTGCTCGCCCCGCTGCTCTCCGGCTGCTGGGTCGGAGCGGGCGGGGCAGGATCCGGCGGTGACTCCGTCAACGTCCTGATGGTCAACAACCCGCAGATGGTCGAACTGCAGAAGCTGACCGCCGAGCACTTCACCAAGGACACCGGTATCAAGGTGAACTTCACCGTGCTGCCGGAGAACGACGTCCGCGACAAGATCAGCCAGGACTTCGCCAACCAGGCCGGCCAGTACGACGTGGCCACGCTGTCCAACTACGAGATCCCCATCTACGCCCGCAACGGCTGGCTCAAGGAGATGGACCCCTACGTCGCCAAGGACAAGGCGTACGACGAGCAGGACGTCCTCAAGCCGATGCGCCAGTCCCTCACCGGCGACGACGGCAAGCTCTACGGCCAGCCCTTCTACGGCGAGTCCTCCTTCCTGATGTACCGCAAGGACATCTTCGAGAAGGAGGGCCTGACCATGCCCGAGAAGCCCACCTGGCAGCAGGTGGCCGGCCTCGCCGCCGAACTCGACGGCGCCGAACCGGGCATGAAGGGCATCTGCCTGCGCGGCCTGCCCGGCTGGGGCGAGGTGATGGCCCCGCTCACCACCGTGGTCAATACCTTCGGCGGCACCTGGTTCGACAAGGACTGGAAGGCCCGCCTCGACTCCCCCGAGTTCGAGAAGGCGACGAAGTTCTATGTCGACCTGGTCCGTGAGCACGGTGAGTCCGGCGCCGCCCAGGCCGGCTTCGCCGAGTGCCTGAACAACATGACCCAGGGCAAGGTCGCCATGTGGTACGACGCCACCTCCGCGGCCGGTTCCCTGGAGGCCGCCAAGTCCCCCGTCCAGGGCAAGGTCGGCTACGCCCCCGCGCCCGTGGAGAAGACCGAGTCGTCCGGCTGGCTCTACACCTGGGCCTGGGGCATCCAGAACGCCTCCCGCAACCCCGACAACGCCTGGAAGTTCGTCTCCTGGGCGTCCAGCAAGGAGTACGAGCAGCTGGTCGGCGAGGAGTTCGGCTGGTCCAACATCCCGGCCGGCAAGCGCGCCTCCACCTACTCCAACCCCGATTACCGCGCGGAGGCCGCCGCCTTCCAGGAGATGACCAAGGAGGCCATCGAGAAGGCCCGGCCCGACGACCCCGGCGTCCAGCCCCGCCCGGCGCCCGGCATCCAGTTCGTCGGCATCCCCGAGTTCACCGACCTCGGCACCAAGGTCTCCCAGGAGATCAGCGCGGCCATCGCCGGACGCCAGTCCGTCGAATCGGCCCTGAAGAAGTCCCAGCAGCTCGCAGAAGAGATCTCCGAGGAGTACGAGGGACGATGA
- a CDS encoding DeoR/GlpR family DNA-binding transcription regulator — translation MSNRTAEERQREIVRVARATGSVDVTALAVELGVAKETVRRDLRALEDHGLVRRTHGGAYPVESAGFETTLAFRATSHVPEKRRVATAAAELLGDAETVFVDEGFTPQLIAEALPTDRPLTVVTASLPVAGALAESGTASVLLLGGRVRSGTLATVDHWTTKMLSGFVIDLAFIGANGISREHGLTTPDPAVSEVKAQAVRAARRVVFAGVHTKFGAVSFCRFAEVGALEAIVTSTLLPAAEAHRYSLLGPQVIRV, via the coding sequence ATGAGCAACAGGACGGCCGAAGAGCGCCAGCGGGAGATCGTGCGGGTGGCGCGCGCCACCGGTTCGGTCGACGTCACGGCGCTCGCCGTCGAACTGGGCGTGGCCAAGGAGACCGTACGACGGGATCTGCGCGCACTGGAGGACCACGGTCTGGTGCGCCGCACCCACGGCGGCGCCTACCCCGTGGAGAGCGCCGGCTTCGAGACGACCCTCGCCTTCCGTGCCACCAGCCACGTGCCCGAGAAGCGCAGGGTCGCCACCGCCGCGGCCGAGCTGCTCGGGGACGCGGAGACGGTCTTCGTCGACGAGGGCTTCACCCCCCAGCTCATCGCCGAGGCCCTGCCCACCGACCGGCCGCTCACCGTGGTCACCGCGTCCCTCCCGGTCGCGGGCGCGCTCGCGGAGAGCGGCACCGCGTCCGTCCTGCTGCTCGGCGGCCGGGTCCGTTCCGGGACCCTCGCCACCGTCGACCACTGGACGACGAAGATGCTCTCCGGTTTCGTCATCGACCTGGCGTTCATCGGCGCCAACGGCATCTCCCGCGAACACGGTCTGACCACGCCCGACCCGGCGGTCAGCGAGGTCAAGGCACAGGCGGTCCGGGCCGCCCGCCGGGTGGTGTTCGCCGGCGTCCACACCAAGTTCGGGGCGGTCAGCTTCTGCCGGTTCGCCGAGGTCGGCGCGCTGGAGGCGATCGTCACGAGCACCCTGCTGCCGGCCGCCGAGGCCCACCGCTACTCCCTGCTCGGACCCCAGGTCATCCGGGTCTGA
- a CDS encoding NAD-dependent epimerase/dehydratase family protein, with protein MPAPRTVLLTGAAGGLGTLMRGLLPDHGYALRLLDLRPIDGEPDAVVADLADREAVREAVRGVDAIIHLAGISLEASFDKILKANIEGTYNLYEAAREEGVRRIVFASSNHAVGYTPRPRGDDPLIPVDTPRRPDTFYGLSKCFGEDLAQLYWDKHGIETVSVRIGSCFPEPTSVRMLSVWMSPADGARLFHAALTAEDVGHTVVHGSSANTRLWWDLTSARALGYAPQDDSEVFAEKLIAEQGELDPDNPAHARLGGHFVTDPPIWPY; from the coding sequence ATGCCCGCTCCCCGCACCGTTCTGCTCACCGGCGCCGCCGGAGGACTCGGCACCCTGATGCGGGGCCTGCTCCCGGACCACGGCTACGCGCTGCGCCTGCTCGACCTGCGCCCGATCGACGGCGAGCCGGACGCGGTCGTCGCCGACCTCGCCGACCGCGAGGCCGTGCGCGAGGCGGTCCGCGGCGTCGACGCGATCATCCACCTCGCGGGCATCTCCCTGGAAGCCTCCTTCGACAAGATCCTCAAGGCCAACATCGAGGGCACGTACAACCTGTACGAGGCCGCCCGCGAGGAGGGCGTCCGGCGCATCGTCTTCGCCTCCTCCAACCACGCCGTCGGCTACACCCCGCGCCCGCGGGGCGACGACCCGCTGATCCCGGTCGACACCCCGCGCCGCCCGGACACCTTCTACGGCCTGTCCAAGTGCTTCGGCGAGGACCTGGCCCAGCTCTACTGGGACAAGCACGGCATCGAGACCGTCTCCGTGCGCATCGGCTCCTGCTTCCCCGAACCGACGAGCGTGCGCATGCTCTCGGTGTGGATGAGCCCCGCCGACGGCGCCCGCCTCTTCCACGCGGCCCTGACCGCCGAGGACGTCGGCCACACCGTGGTCCACGGCTCCTCCGCCAACACCCGCCTGTGGTGGGACCTCACCTCCGCGCGGGCGCTCGGCTACGCACCGCAGGACGACTCCGAGGTGTTCGCCGAGAAGCTGATCGCCGAGCAGGGCGAACTGGACCCGGACAACCCGGCGCACGCCCGCCTGGGCGGCCACTTCGTCACCGACCCGCCCATCTGGCCGTACTGA
- a CDS encoding 5-dehydro-4-deoxyglucarate dehydratase, giving the protein MTPAPLAARLGVPSGPLFFPVTAYGPDGAVDPDTYRLHVRRGVEAGAAAVFACCGTGEFHALTPEEFETCVRAAVEAAEGRVPVVAGAGYGTALAVRYARLAERAGADGLLAMPPYLVRAAQEGLLRHYRELAAATSLPVIVYQRDNAVLTPRTVVELARTDGIIGFKDGHGDLDLMQRTVSAVRTEVPGDFLYFNGLPTAELTQLAYRGIGVPLYSSAAFCFAPEIALACHTAFRTGDDATANRLIDGFYRPFANLRAQGPGYAVSLVKAAVRMRGLDVGEVRPPLHEPSGDHVEQLARLIERGQALLEEDR; this is encoded by the coding sequence GTGACGCCAGCCCCTCTCGCCGCCCGACTCGGTGTCCCCAGCGGGCCGTTGTTCTTCCCGGTCACCGCCTACGGGCCCGACGGCGCCGTCGACCCCGACACCTACCGGCTGCACGTGCGGCGCGGGGTGGAGGCCGGAGCCGCCGCCGTCTTCGCCTGCTGCGGCACCGGTGAGTTCCACGCGCTGACGCCCGAGGAGTTCGAGACCTGCGTACGGGCCGCCGTGGAGGCCGCCGAGGGACGCGTCCCGGTCGTCGCCGGCGCCGGCTACGGCACGGCGCTCGCCGTGCGCTACGCCCGGCTGGCCGAGCGCGCCGGGGCCGACGGACTGCTCGCCATGCCGCCGTACCTGGTCCGGGCGGCGCAGGAGGGACTGCTGCGGCACTACCGGGAACTCGCCGCCGCCACCTCCCTGCCGGTGATCGTCTACCAGCGGGACAACGCCGTCCTCACCCCGCGGACCGTCGTCGAACTGGCCCGCACCGACGGCATCATCGGCTTCAAGGACGGCCACGGCGACCTCGACCTGATGCAGCGGACCGTCAGCGCCGTGCGCACCGAGGTACCCGGGGACTTCCTCTACTTCAACGGACTGCCCACCGCCGAGCTGACCCAGCTCGCCTACCGCGGCATCGGCGTCCCCCTCTACTCCTCCGCGGCGTTCTGCTTCGCCCCCGAGATCGCCCTCGCCTGCCACACCGCCTTCCGCACCGGCGACGACGCCACCGCGAACCGGCTGATCGACGGCTTCTACCGGCCGTTCGCCAACCTGCGCGCCCAGGGCCCCGGCTACGCCGTCTCCCTGGTCAAGGCCGCCGTACGGATGCGCGGCCTCGACGTGGGGGAGGTGCGGCCGCCGCTGCACGAACCGTCCGGGGATCATGTCGAGCAACTCGCCCGGCTGATCGAGCGGGGACAGGCACTGCTGGAGGAGGACCGGTGA
- a CDS encoding MFS transporter: MTTEQTKKTDRAGRPVARVVRDRDAALCLAGVVISGFGTSALWLASGVWVKDLTGSDGLAALCMLAMWAPTLAGPLLGTLADRTRRKPLLIGASLLMAALLLTLCAVDPPHVLWLLYAVLCVYGAAGVVHDAAESALIATAVDRSLLGDFNGLRMTANEGVKLLAPLAGAGLYAAYGGPGVALLDALTFLLAAVVYAFLRVPADRPVPPAGSRRARTVEGARFLWSHPGLRPLVRAGGATMLCAGLSGALVHAVVDDLGHSPAYAGVLYAVQGAGSVTVGVLAGPALRRVGARRFAAYGIALLAAAVALRAVPSDPLAWACSAAIGAGLPAVLIATLTAVQRATPGPLLGRVTATANTLVFAPNVLGLAAGAALVELVGHRLPLAALGCALAATAATLRHADPAHPEPAASGTPSDGSPT; the protein is encoded by the coding sequence ATGACGACCGAGCAGACCAAGAAGACCGACAGGGCCGGCCGGCCGGTGGCACGCGTGGTGCGGGACCGCGACGCCGCACTCTGTCTCGCCGGGGTGGTGATCTCGGGCTTCGGCACCTCCGCGCTGTGGCTCGCCTCCGGAGTGTGGGTGAAGGACCTCACCGGCTCGGACGGCCTGGCGGCCCTGTGCATGCTGGCGATGTGGGCGCCCACCCTGGCCGGCCCGCTGCTGGGCACGCTCGCCGACCGGACCCGCCGCAAGCCGCTGCTGATCGGCGCGAGCCTGCTCATGGCGGCGCTCCTGCTGACGCTGTGCGCCGTGGACCCGCCGCACGTGCTGTGGCTGCTGTACGCGGTGCTGTGCGTGTACGGCGCGGCGGGCGTCGTCCACGACGCGGCCGAGTCCGCGCTGATCGCGACCGCCGTGGACCGCTCGCTGCTCGGCGACTTCAACGGGCTGCGGATGACCGCCAACGAGGGCGTGAAGCTGCTGGCCCCGCTGGCGGGAGCGGGCCTGTACGCCGCGTACGGCGGGCCCGGCGTGGCCCTCCTGGACGCGCTCACCTTCCTGCTCGCCGCCGTCGTCTACGCGTTCCTGCGCGTCCCGGCGGACCGTCCCGTGCCGCCGGCGGGCAGCCGCCGGGCGCGGACGGTCGAGGGCGCCCGCTTCCTGTGGTCGCATCCGGGGCTGCGCCCGCTGGTGCGGGCGGGCGGCGCCACGATGCTGTGCGCGGGGCTGAGCGGCGCGCTCGTCCACGCGGTGGTCGACGACCTCGGCCACTCCCCCGCGTACGCCGGTGTGCTCTACGCCGTGCAGGGCGCCGGGTCGGTGACCGTCGGGGTGCTCGCCGGCCCGGCCCTGCGCCGTGTCGGCGCACGGCGCTTCGCGGCGTACGGCATCGCCCTCCTGGCCGCCGCGGTGGCGCTGCGCGCGGTGCCGTCGGACCCGCTGGCGTGGGCGTGCAGCGCGGCCATCGGGGCGGGCCTGCCGGCGGTGCTGATCGCCACGCTGACCGCCGTGCAGCGGGCGACCCCGGGTCCGCTGCTGGGCCGGGTCACCGCCACCGCCAACACCCTGGTGTTCGCCCCGAACGTGCTGGGCCTGGCGGCGGGCGCGGCCCTGGTCGAACTCGTCGGCCACCGGCTGCCGCTGGCCGCCCTCGGATGCGCCCTGGCCGCGACGGCGGCAACCCTGCGGCACGCCGACCCGGCACACCCCGAGCCCGCCGCGTCCGGCACCCCGTCCGACGGCAGCCCGACGTGA
- a CDS encoding TIGR03086 family metal-binding protein: protein MTDTPLDLGPQARIVARLAEGVTDEQLADGTPCPDYAVHHLLGHLIGLAVAFRDAGRKDLGVTTDTRPDAAVPDIGPGWREDLPKALDELAEVWRDPAAWTGMTRAGGVDLPGEVAGAVVIDELVTHGWDLARATGQDYTPDPAALRATHDFLAAAAEEADRGDIFGPVVPVPSDAPLLDRTVGLSGRDPHWTRPV from the coding sequence ATGACCGACACCCCCCTCGACCTCGGACCGCAGGCGCGGATCGTGGCCCGCCTCGCGGAAGGCGTCACGGACGAGCAGCTGGCCGACGGCACGCCCTGCCCGGACTACGCGGTGCACCACCTGCTGGGTCACCTCATCGGGCTGGCCGTCGCCTTCCGCGACGCGGGGCGCAAGGACCTCGGCGTCACCACCGACACCCGCCCGGACGCCGCCGTGCCGGACATCGGCCCCGGCTGGCGCGAGGACCTGCCCAAGGCGCTCGACGAACTGGCCGAGGTGTGGCGGGACCCGGCCGCCTGGACCGGTATGACCAGGGCCGGGGGCGTGGACCTCCCGGGCGAGGTCGCCGGTGCCGTCGTCATCGACGAACTGGTGACCCACGGCTGGGACCTGGCCCGCGCGACCGGCCAGGACTACACCCCCGACCCCGCCGCCCTGCGCGCGACGCACGACTTCCTCGCCGCGGCGGCCGAGGAGGCCGACCGGGGCGACATCTTCGGCCCCGTCGTCCCCGTCCCGTCCGACGCCCCGCTCCTGGACCGCACGGTCGGGCTGAGCGGCCGCGACCCCCACTGGACGCGCCCCGTCTGA
- a CDS encoding GntR family transcriptional regulator, with translation MTSVPTPIPSRTQYVLEEIKRRILTGRFTPGQALVETDLAAQFGVSKTPVREALKTLAGTGLVVMSQYKGVTVRMVDADMAREVYDVRLLLEPEALKRAVRRGASLDAARDALTRADGATDTAERSLANRAFHRALYVPCGNPLLGRMLDEVRDQAALVSAVAWAADPSWEREASEHREILRLALDGDADGAARALHSHIASFVRRAFPEAGFDTPEAGDAPEAQKEDGQA, from the coding sequence ATGACCTCTGTGCCCACGCCGATCCCCTCCCGCACGCAGTACGTGCTGGAGGAGATCAAACGCCGCATACTCACCGGCCGGTTCACACCGGGCCAGGCCCTGGTCGAGACCGACCTCGCCGCACAGTTCGGGGTCTCCAAGACCCCGGTGCGCGAGGCGCTCAAGACCCTGGCCGGCACCGGTCTGGTCGTGATGAGCCAGTACAAGGGCGTCACGGTGCGCATGGTCGACGCGGACATGGCGCGCGAGGTCTACGACGTGCGGCTGCTCCTCGAACCCGAGGCGCTCAAGCGCGCCGTCCGCCGCGGCGCCTCCCTGGACGCCGCGCGCGACGCGCTGACCCGTGCCGACGGGGCCACCGACACCGCCGAACGCTCCCTGGCCAACCGCGCGTTCCACCGCGCCCTGTACGTGCCGTGCGGCAACCCGCTGCTCGGCCGGATGCTCGACGAGGTCCGCGACCAGGCCGCCCTCGTCTCGGCCGTCGCCTGGGCCGCCGACCCCTCCTGGGAGCGGGAGGCGAGCGAGCACCGGGAGATCCTGCGGCTCGCCCTCGACGGCGACGCGGACGGCGCGGCGCGCGCCCTGCACTCGCACATCGCGTCGTTCGTGCGGCGGGCGTTCCCCGAAGCGGGGTTCGACACCCCGGAGGCCGGGGACGCCCCGGAAGCCCAGAAAGAGGACGGTCAGGCATGA
- a CDS encoding dihydrodipicolinate synthase family protein — protein sequence MTTTFETQRAALADVVAIPVTPFAEDGTVDPGTYRALLRRLLDGGITTLTPNGNTGEFYALTPDERRLVTELTVEEAGGRSAILVGVGHDVPTAVASARHARELGAQMVMVHQPVHPYVSQSGWVDYHRAIAEAVPELGVVPYIRNAQLTGARLAELADACPNVIGVKYAVPDASKFAAFARDAGLERFVWVAGLAEPYAPSYFSAGATGFTSGLVNVAPSVSLNMIEALRSGDYPTAMKVWEQIRRFEELRAANGSANNVTVVKEALASLGLCRREVRPPSRPLPESERAEVAAIAAGWSI from the coding sequence ATGACAACGACGTTCGAGACCCAGCGGGCGGCCCTGGCCGACGTGGTGGCGATCCCGGTGACCCCGTTCGCCGAGGACGGCACGGTCGACCCCGGCACCTACCGGGCCCTGCTGCGTCGTCTCCTCGACGGTGGCATCACGACCCTCACGCCGAACGGCAACACCGGTGAGTTCTACGCCCTGACGCCCGACGAGCGCCGTCTGGTCACCGAGCTGACCGTCGAGGAGGCCGGCGGACGCTCGGCGATCCTGGTGGGTGTGGGCCACGACGTGCCCACCGCCGTCGCCTCCGCGCGCCACGCCCGTGAACTCGGCGCCCAGATGGTGATGGTGCACCAGCCCGTCCACCCCTACGTCTCGCAGAGCGGCTGGGTCGACTACCACCGCGCGATCGCCGAGGCGGTGCCCGAGCTGGGCGTCGTCCCCTACATCCGCAACGCGCAGCTGACCGGCGCCCGCCTCGCCGAACTCGCCGACGCGTGCCCCAACGTGATCGGCGTGAAGTACGCCGTGCCGGACGCGTCGAAGTTCGCCGCGTTCGCCCGGGACGCGGGACTCGAACGGTTCGTGTGGGTCGCGGGACTCGCCGAGCCGTACGCCCCCTCCTACTTCTCGGCCGGCGCCACCGGCTTCACCTCCGGACTGGTCAACGTCGCCCCGTCGGTCTCGCTGAACATGATCGAGGCGCTGCGCTCCGGCGACTACCCGACCGCCATGAAGGTGTGGGAGCAGATCCGCCGCTTCGAGGAACTGCGCGCCGCCAACGGCTCCGCCAACAACGTCACCGTCGTCAAGGAGGCCCTCGCCTCCCTCGGCCTGTGCCGCCGCGAGGTCCGCCCGCCGAGCAGACCGCTGCCCGAGAGCGAGCGCGCCGAGGTCGCCGCCATCGCCGCGGGGTGGTCGATATGA